One part of the Raphanus sativus cultivar WK10039 unplaced genomic scaffold, ASM80110v3 Scaffold1499, whole genome shotgun sequence genome encodes these proteins:
- the LOC108821053 gene encoding dof zinc finger protein DOF1.6-like — protein sequence MPSESKPARVQGSTSTAAYPPPNMAEPLPCPRCNSVITKFCYYNNYNLLQPRYFCKSCRRYWTQGGTLRDVPVGGGTRRSSSKRNRSFSSSSCSASLITMSQGTVTTEAKGSTVNSGHGSFASLLNEQSDGAAFLALGSGSDGLDYEFGCRYGYGLEDMSIGYLGGGFGGEIPVVNGGDTWQIGEIGGKSGDSLI from the coding sequence ATGCCGTCAGAATCGAAACCCGCCAGAGTTCAGGGCTCTACCTCTACGGCGGCTTACCCACCACCAAATATGGCCGAGCCGCTGCCTTGTCCTCGCTGCAACTCTGTAATCACCAAGTTCTGTTACTACAACAACTACAACCTCTTGCAGCCTCGTTACTTCTGCAAATCCTGCCGCCGTTACTGGACTCAAGGTGGAACACTCCGCGACGTTCCCGTCGGCGGTGGAACACGACGGAGCTCTTCCAAACGCAACCGCtctttctcctcctcttcaTGCTCTGCTTCCCTCATCACGATGAGTCAAGGAACAGTCACAACCGAAGCCAAGGGTAGTACTGTAAATTCAGGTCACGGAAGTTTTGCGTCTCTGTTAAATGAGCAGAGCGATGGAGCAGCGTTTCTGGCGTTGGGAAGTGGAAGTGATGGGTTGGATTATGAGTTTGGATGCCGGTACGGGTACGGTTTGGAAGATATGAGTATCGGGTATCTTGGAGGAGGCTTCGGAGGAGAGATTCCGGTGGTGAATGGTGGTGACACGTGGCAGATTGGGGAGATAGGAGGTAAAAGTGGGGACAGTTTGATATAG